The Ziziphus jujuba cultivar Dongzao chromosome 1, ASM3175591v1 genome segment CATAACCACGCTTTTTTTAACCAACAGGGGCCCAATTTCAAGGACAAATTTCCAGTGTTCTCAGAAGCACGACTTCTTTCAATCACAGATATTGATGGGTCCCACACGGGTTTCAGGCAGGAGCTGTGCTGCAGGGAgtgcaattaattttttattatttaaagagcaaaatTTAAGTGGTGCGTAATTGCGTATCTAGTTTTTGCTCACAAAATCTATTACATCATGTGGATCATGGATCATCCTGTGTATGAATCCAACATAAGAACATAAGTTTTTGAGAGGGAACTTCGTAGATTTggaccacttttttttttttcttttttctttttccccccccttttttttttaatcaatttaagacCTTACTTGAAATCAAATTTTGGTCtttcaaaaatttttcaaacttttttttccaaattactGAATAAGATATCTTAAAATTTTACACttgacaaaaacaattttttttgcaCCCGTAATCCATCTTCCatttaaaggaaaataaacccttcaaattaaaaatggaaaattgtcttctatatatatatatatacacacacactcaTAATTCCATATTAACACATTATATATggataaaatcaataaaaaaacccACTCGACAGAgtttctatccaaaaaaaaaaaaaaatatttataatatctcATACCcaattttctaaatataaattccagcaaaaaataaaaataaaaataaaaaaaaaaagccaaattcAATATGGTCTTTCTCCAATATAATTCCCGGGAGGATCATAATTGCAAGTGATAAACACACCCTTGCCCCTAGAACAAGTGACCCTGGCGCACCCAACTCTACTAGTAGATCTCCAGACAATCTGAGTATAATGGCCACATTGTTCATTCCCAGCACAAGAATTGGACCAGTAATTGTACCATTTCCTCTCCGAAACCCATGCAGTCACGGCCTGAGCTGGGGTCCACTCGTCGCCGCTACCCCAGAAGATGTTCTCACCGTAAGGTCCTTTGGAATGCTTCAAAGCGCAGTCATTCCTCCTCTGGTTCGCATACCCCTGCGCATACCGAGCCAACCTCGGATCCCACACCAGCGGCTTCATTCTGAGTGTGGACCGAGCAGCATTTTGTGGTGCCAGGAACTGGTTGGCCAGGTTAAGGTACTGGTTTTGCTTTGTGAATGCATCTGTGGCGGAGATAAGGACGAGGAAGACAAAGAAGGTGGTGATGGTGGTATgcatttgaagaagaagaagaagttatgagccttttttctatttttgtgttGTTGAAGATGGGTTTTGAAGCGAAGGTgatgatatttataattgaGAGGTTTTTTCTGGAGTAGTTGGGGTTTGGGTTAAGGGTATAAAGTGTCAAATACTGATGGGGTGGCAAGCATGTTCGATAATGATTgccacatttgtttttttagtgGGACAATGGTTTTCAAGGGGactattcaaaaattttataatgcatGCTTTCTAAGATTTCATGATTTTTGGGTGGCCATTATTATCTTAATGGTCGACCAAATTTTTTATGATGAATATATCCATCTCTCATTCAGGAATATTGGAACTTTATGTtatacccaaaaacaaaaataataataaaaaaaaaattgaagaggaaGCATTAAAGTAGGTTCAAAATGATAGGCTGTTCTGATTTTGGGGTTATTTGAATAATGATTCATTATATTTCTTAAAGTCAATTCCAAACCAAAGACTTATTCAAACCCCTCTCTGTTTTagtgtattaattaatttgaggCATTTGGTTAtatggaataaaaaataaacaaattaatattagttAATGAGTACGTGGGGCGGTATGCACAACCTGGAGTCCTGCATTAATCCAAATGTGAGTTTGCTACAGATTTCGTCAGTCTCTAGCCTTAGTAGATTTTATGAAACAATTTAacattagttttttattattaatatttaaattgtattaaatattaaaatttaaaatttaatttataaatttaatgatatactaaaaatctatttaaataaaataaattcagtaGAATACCaaataactataaataattttttttttaatttcaacttttaaaatgatctgaaaattgaaaagaaaaaattgtaataGTTAGATCATCACATAGACTATaagttgtgtatatatatatatatatatatataatcacatgAGAATATTGGTGCTCTTTTTTGatagttttttcatttttattttctttaattgccGAAATCCAAGGGGGTTTTTAAAGTACAACCCTCAATCAACGGAGAAGCCATAAACCCATCACCTGAATCGGTGCCATCAATTGCTCTTCTAAATCCATAACATGTTGACCAAAAAATAATTCGTAACAGCAAATTATATGAccaaatgaaaattatataacagTAACTCTATGTTTGGTATTCTGAAAAATTagagggacaaaaaaaaaagttaagtgaaaatagaaaggaaaaagaaaaaaatataaatccttataaatgataaaaaattttttgCTGGATATCGCTTATCAGCTACAACTTTTAGTGTAGCTAAAAGTTTGTGTTTGTTACTAAATGTTTTTAGCGATAATTAATactgttattattaaaaataattttgaacaggTCTATTTTTGTAGTTAAATCTAATAGTTGTGGTTTAAAACTATTTGTTACAGTCAAAATTGATTTAACCATAACAATTCATGTCGTCAAAAAGTCGTGTttaatcttcatttttttaattgatcatTAATGAAACCTTTTgccgaggaaaaaaaaagtccaaatattaatatcatagattttctaaaataacaatgaaatttgttaaaattgaaACTATAACTTTCATTATAATAATTgagtagttttttttattatgttattattttggatgaatgaAATCTATAAATCATGTGATAACTAAATTGACCatccaaaatttttgttttgggatGAGTTCTATCATTTCATTCAAAATCCCAGAATACCCCTAGCTACTGGCTGGGTTAGATGGCCCGAGTGGCCTACCATTActtttaaaaggaaaagaagtgaAAAAACATTTAGGTGAGCGTTTCCATTCAATCTTTCGTTGGTTTGTATTTTCCACTGATAAAGCTTTTAATACAtgttttttgggggggggggggggggtggtgggGGGGTAGACAATtgaaagtattttaaatttttacggaccaaatttaaaacaatCTCTTGCAGCATCCAAACTGACCAGTATGGTAGTAGTGTCTGTCCTTTGACGCTCTATTATTCATCTGCATGTTACAGGTTCGACAGGCAGTACTTTTATTTGGAATTGGAACGCAAGGGACGGACATTGGGCCGATAAGGCAAAACTGGGGAGATgtggaccaaaaaaataatacataacaTTAAGTCCTACTTCTCTGAACATGTGGACCAGAAAATAATACGTAACATTAGTAATTATAAAATGGTAAAATTATTTGCATATGGAGatataaaatggtaaaaataaaggataaatttaattaacttttgAAAGAATAGGATATCATCATCAAaagaattttactatttatcattaatgaaatAATCACCATTAAGATCATTTGTgacataataattataaaaaaaaaacattttttcaaatttaatttaaagtcACATTCTTTTTTGAATCCCATCTCTTATTCAACGACATTATtcccattaaaaaataaaaaaatcaaaatcatttttaacattaaattttttaagctattaaaaaatgaaaaaataaaaaatattttcaacacTAAATTCTTTAAACTATTAATATTAATCTTTTTCCTTCATGTTgggttataattttaaaacgAATTAACAAACCGTTGTATGCAAAGTTTTGCATTGTCTTATCTGTTTATAATTTGGTGTCAATTACCTTTGTCTGTTAGAACGTGTGATTAATTATTGTTCTTTtcgtttgattttatttttattagttcaGAAAATAATGCCATTTTCCTTTGTGTAACGAGTTAATAATAATCACCATTGGTAATTATCACTCGTCTCTTTCTATATCTTTGCCCTACacattaagaaattttttttgaagtgaaattatggttttgagaaacaATGTTGATATGAAGTTAGAAGTTTAAAAACATTGATTgaattttagatttaaaagataaaaattaacgAAAGAAAATGTCTTACCTAACATAGAATTACCAATTTCGAAAAGCAACTGAacagaaaatatttaataactcaTAAGTTATAATATGTATCAAAATTTTGTTACTTAATGTCTTACTTAACATAGAATTACCAAGTTCGAAAAGCAACTGAACAGAGAATATTTAATAACTCATAAGTTATAAGATGtatcaaaattttgttaattaattcgAAAAAACGTTAACGTACACAGATGTGTTTGGATtatgaatgctcacttttgaCATTTGGCAACTATTATCCATCGTTTTCcctctttttaaaaatatttaatccatttatttcttttaacaataatctaataattaatataagtaATTACAATTACTAtactaaaaggaaaaaaaaaatattatattgcaAGCTTAATTCTGGTCTCTAAATCGAGCTAACTaattctcccccccccccccccccttttctATATGTATTTGAAAACATatgctatataaatatatgatttatactctaaaacaaaaacaaatataaaaaattattaaaaaaacagaaatattAAATTCTATAAGTCTTATAAGTAATTGAATGATTGATTATTTATACATGACATGACTAATTTCAGTAAATATGGATATCTCAAATTATGTATTGCCATAATTAACCATTTTTGCGATATAAATgcaaaaagtaaagaaaacttGAAAGttggtattcttttttttttctttttcatccatCGAAATAGGATCAAGAAGACAAAAAATTGTAACTCATAAGTCCAAATACCTAAGTATTTAGTATATGTatgatagaaattttttttttgtcaaaagttttatttaaaaataaaaaactatattataaaaaaataaaaatatagaaaaattaataagtatttaatgtaatttttatattttcaattaaatacttattagttttttataaaatttttttttttccaaaaagatCTATTACACAAACTTCTATATATTAAAGCTATATTTTCATCAATTATATCAAAAGAACacttactaaaatatataaatataaatataatataattaaatcatttttttatgctaaaaataatcaaaattttatctgaatttaaaaatatatatatatatatatataatatgtttccAACTcagtactttttttcttttacacaaTACAAACTAGAAGGAATTTTATCCGAAAGGTGTCTAGAAAAAGTATCAAACTCAATTCCTCAACCGACCAATAATTTGTTTTACCCGAAATAATTATCATTTTCCCCTCTGAAACATAGTCAATCAAGTCTAATGTATATCTTGGTCAAGTGAGGTTGCATCATGGGGTTGTAGATTGCAAATACACCCATTCTATTATAAATTGAAGTTATTGTAACCCAATCAAAAAATTCGCCTATATATCTTCTCCAAAACAGTCTCTCACATCACATGGTTGTCACTTGTAATTTTCTacccaaataattaatatttttctacctAAAACATAATCAATTCTTTCCTATATCTATCTTTAGATGAGGTTGCACCATAATGGTTGGAAATACGGACAATTACTTATTAAATAGGAGCTATGTTAACCCCATCAAAAGAATTCCTCTATATATCTTCTCCCCAAATACTCTCTCACATCACACCGTTGTCACCTGTCATCTTCTCAACCAACCGTTCTTCACACCCAGCAAGCTCTGCTGAAACCCTCAACCTCCCTTATAGTAATCttcattttttccatttaactGTTCACAACAACAAATCCGCAAATTATTCATCACATCAATTTTATCTGATCCTCAAAAACAGCttattcttctccttttttcatgtttttccccatatatatatatatatatatgtatatacacacaatCCCTCATTCCCCTTTCTTTCTTAAATaacatacattttttttcttttcttttgaaacTAAACCAATGTCATCGTCCAGACACATCGCCGTCCTTGCTTTCCCATTCGGTTCTCACGCAGGTCCTCTTCTCAGCCTCGTTCGCCAGATCGCGAAGGCCGTTCCCGACGTGATATTCTCGTTCATGACCACTGCTAGATCCAGTGGCATTATCTTTTCTCAGGACTATAATGGAGGACCTCATAACATAAAACCCTACAATGTGGATGATGGTTTGCCGGACGGTTACGTGCCGTCCGGTAATCCGGTGGAGCCGGTGGAGCTGTTTGTGAAGGCGGCGCCGGAGAATTTCACAAAGGCCGTGGAGAAGGTCGAGGCCGAGACCGGTTTGAAGATTGGGTGCTTGATATCCGATGCGTTTTTCTGGTTCGCCGGAGACATGGCTGAGAAAATGACCGTCCCGTGGGTTGCGCTGTGGACAGCCGCGCCACGGTCGGTTCTTGTTCATGTGGATACTGATGCCATCAGACAGGCTCTGCAGGCTACTAACGGTGAGAattatttcattgttggaaattattccatacaaattttatttttttatttttcttatatatatatatatatatattatcttaattttaTCTGATGGTGTTTAATATCCTGATTTCAATGCacaaatcatattaaaaattttacaacgGTCTGTGCAAAGGAATAAGGCGATAATAGCGCAACACTGGaaagaaattttcatatttcgTTTTGTTGACTTTTGGGGAAAGGTAATGTTGGCTTAATATGGTACCTAATTTAATTAAGCGTCACGTTATGCAAGGAAAGTCATAATTACTACTTAATatttatctcaaaaaaaaaaaaaaaaaaaacttgataagCATATTTTGAATAcatacacaattttttttttctttttatgatcTTAATTACTACACTGTTAAAAACCTTTTCGATCTTTTTCTCCTCCTTTAGAAAGGTTGGTGGGCTTGGGGCTGGGGTGGGGTtttgatctatatatatatatatatatatataaagaaaattggaaatatattttagaaatgACATCTAATTAATCGTCCTATCATGTAAAGAGAGTCTTGCCTTAACCAAGACATGAATtggcataaatatataaaataaactaataaactgaaaaaaaaaaaatttattaagctgcccaaataacaagaaattaaaattatttgtgatcTATCTTTCCtttgaaattatagattttgtttttcaacaaatttcaataataaatttgaaacatAACCAAATAGAAGCACGTTCAAATCAACGAACATATTATGGAATAAATTTAGATGACAATGGCTACTCTAATATATGGGGTGGTGGGATATTCAAAAGTCatttaaactcttttttttttattgcagaATCCGGGAAGGAGGACCAAAAGCTCGACTTCCTTCCTGAATTTTCAGCATTCCAAAAATCAGACTTACCCGAAGGAGTAGACGTAGTGGGACGACCAGAATCACCCTTCGAAGATCTACTACACAAAATGGGGAACAAACTTCCCCAAGCAAATGCTGTCGCCATAAACTCTTTCAAAGAATTAGACCCTGAAATTGGTAAACAGCTCAATGCAAGGTTAAAAAAGTTCCTCAACGTGGGGCCCTTCACTCTAACATCTCCATCGTCAATCAAACCAGACGAACATGGATGCTTAGAGTGGTTAAACAAGCACGAACCCAATTCCGTGGTGTATGTGAGCTTCGGCTCCGTAATTACACCACCACCCCATGAGATCTCAGCCTTGGCTGATGCATTAGAAGAAAGTGAGTTCCCATTTCTTTGGTCTTTTAGAGGTAATGTGGAAGAGTTTTTGCCCAAAGGGTTCATTGAGAAAACGAGTGGGAAAGGGAAACTTGTTCCTTGGGCTCCACAAGTGCAAGTTTTGGAACATGAATCGGTTGGAGCCTTTTTGACTCACTGCGGTTGGAATTCCATATCGGAGAGCATGAGAGGCGGTGTGCCGATGATTTGCAGACCTTTTTTTGGGGATCAGAAGCTGAACATGAGGACGGTTGAGGCTGTGTGGGGGATAGGTGTAGGGGTTGAAGGTGGGGTGATCACAAAGAATGGTGCAATAAAAGCCATGCAACAAATATTTTTGGGTGAAGGAAAGAAAATGAGGGAGAGATTGGGGGTCCTGAAAAAGCTTGCTCTTGAGGCGGTTCAACCTAATGGTAGCACAACTAGAGATTTTAGTACATTGGTAGAGATAATCAACCAGCTCTAGaaggttttattattttattttattttcttggtcCTTTGGTTAATTAGGTTTTGGGTCAGGGTCCTAATCTCTCTGCTACCTCCTTTGTCTTCCTTAATTATATTGTGCTTTTGCTGTACCGAAAAGGTAGGATAGGAGTAGTATGGCTTTGTGTGTATTATTACTATGCTTGTGGCCCCTATAATTTGGATCATTAGGgaatttggaaaacaaaatgGAAATGTTTTCTTTATAAAAGCAGTAATATTagtctttttgttctttttttttttttttttttcatttgccaCAATTTATATATTCTTGGATATTTTTCACACACTATATAGGTAGCAATTATTAACTCTTATAAGTGTCGGGGTAATAATGAATTATCAAGGCCGCCGTGAGAGTTTCATGGGTGATTTATTGAGTAGCCCACCTTTTAAGTAATAATAGAGGGTTTGGGTGATTTATTAGGCCTCACCTATTGAGCAATTTGTTTAGTGACAACCCTAGTTTGAAAGGATTTGAGAATTGCCATGAAAATTGCTTTCAAATTTTAGGACAACtattcaaaacatatattaaagctGTTGTCAGGGTGAGTAATTGAAGAATAAATAGATATACATCTTGTTGAAATCAATAATGGTAATTGACTAATAATATTGctgctatatatatacaaaattgcTTACAAGTGACGGGACAAAATAATGCATTATTAACTAAACAAAATAAGATTATTGGTTCTGTTAATTCCTAAACTATGCCCATGGTTGCATTtttgtctttaatttttttcagaGTACTTTgattcctaaattttattttttaatgcattttgatctttaaactaatttttaataaaagttttagCTATTTTAGACGTGCAATACATTTACTATTATGAGGAAACAATGgaattataaaatcatataactCGATAAGACCTATGTGTATTATATCAAGCATGTCTCAAAACTATCAATAGgtggttaaaaaattatttaagaattaaaatgtGTGAAAAACTAACGTTTAGGAaccaaaatgttaaaaaatatatatattatttagggACCCAAATATTAAAACTTTGTTTGTGATTAATTTTGGAACTccaaaactaattattaaagGATTTAAAGATACCTCAAGTGtttggtaaaatttttaaattttgattttataagaaTCTATGTTCTTTAACAGTTGTTTTTTGGGAACAGCGAAAGcaaatttttgagattttgattttagcttttttaattatttataattaaaataccaattttaaccattattaaaaagttaatatcatttatatccaaattatattgataatttactaaacaaccttaaaatcaacatttttaattctttattttttttccatgtactaaagttttatttttttaatttccaagtACTATagttgtgataaaaaaaaattatttgaagtaTTTAATGATACATGttataagaataacaatataatactttcaataaaaagatgataagtaatatactttttaatcattatatatGAGGAAAGAGATTCTGTCCTATCTTAACTCCTTAATATATAGGAAATGAGGTAGGACTATCTTAATTCCCTAATATATAGGAAATGAGGTAGGAATAAGAAGGGAAATCCCCACAGGGGGGTGGGGGGTGGGGGTGTGGTCAGTGGAGGCTGACCCCATCCCTACCCGCCCTGTTACCACCTATGTAAGTTTACCAAAAACTTACATGATTATTTCTGCAGTTCATTATTTTTGCAacataattaaaattgattttttaaaaactgcAGGAATATCAAACTAAGCCTAAATATGGTTTAAAGAATAACAAAGTTAAATAATACCATTTGACACATAATAGGGTccaaaagattaaaataaaaataaaaataaatacctgTTAAACTGATCAAGATAATAGTAACAAAAATCCGAGTATCGATATAACCCTATTATATTACCATTAATCTTGAGCAATATGTGCTGACATGCATCAAATCATTGTagacattaaaaataaagagcagattataaaaaaaaaattataggggagttaattttgcaaatatttttaatttaagggATAATCCTGTTCACCTCATTAATTATgctattttttgcattttgccCCCATACTTTTTTGTAGTTTACTTCTATATTTCAAATTGCCTCGTAGAACAGTAAATTTTCTATCCATTAATTATACATTTGTAcacataaatttaatgaaactaaacatacataatttatttaatactgtttaaaaactgttttgttttgttttactttatttttgaaCATTATGCAAGGCTAAATTGGCCATAATTATTAGGAAAATTTGcttgattaaattaattaattgacaggaaaataatatatagttgTCGCACAATGTGAAGGGATTTGTATGTTGGAGGCAGAATACAAAAGGTGAACATGAATAGTTGAGGGGGGTGGTAAAATATAGCCATCtttaaatttagttaaaaaaaaaaaaaaggtgggaaaATCGTGTGGCCACACCCTCGTTCCGAGATTCTACCGACTCCAGCTAGCTCAGCAACATTAATGAACCTACGTCCTCCTGATCAGGCCGACTTCCAACTTCTTTcagttttcattttcctttctgCCCAAACAAACAgggaattctctctctctctttttctactAATTGCGATAATACTCTCTCTGTGCCTGTTTCTTGCCGTTGTATATTCTAATTTGAAAGAAACTTCAGTTCGTTGTGAAAAACAAACTTCATATCCAGCGATCAATGGACAAGTTTCCATCAATATTTCTCTCCCATTTATATATCTTATTTTCTTTGCATTCAAACAAAGGCATAGACttttaagatattaaaaaaaaaaaaaaaaaaaaaagccggtAGTCCTCTGTCTTTGTCGAGGACAACCACGGCAATGGAGAAGAAACATGTTTTGGTCATGGCCTTTCCCTTCGGTTCCCATGCAGCCCCTCTACTAGACCTCGTTCGCAGTATCGCATTCGCCGCACCGGACGTCAAGTTCTCCTTCTTGAATACCTCCGCATCCAACAAGTCTCTCTTCTCCAACGACAACAATGACGGTGGCGGCTGCGATAATATCAAGCCATACGATGTCGATGATGGGTTGCCGGTGGACTACGTCTTCTCCGGTAATCCGCAGCAACCGGTGGAGTTGTTTCTCAAGGCCACGCCGGGAAACTTTAGGACGGCAATGTATGAAGCGGTGGCGGAGACCGGGAGGCAAATCAGCTGCTTGATCAGCGATGCCTTTTTGTGGTTCGGCGCAGATATTGCTCAGGGAATGAACGTCCCTTGGATTCCTCTTTGGACTGCTGCACCCCAATCCCTTCTTGTTCATGTCAAAACCGACGAAATCCGCGAAAAAGTTGATAGGATTGGTAAGGCCTTTTGGAcctttaattgatttatatatataattttattctactgcATCTGGTGGTTGTCGCCTACAACAATGATAATCTATCTAGCGACAACCACAACATATGTTGTTATCGATAATAGTCCGGACACTGATGGTGATGTTGATTAATAACGCACAGGATACGATGAAAAGCAAATAGTAGAAATCAGTTCAGACTATTCAATCCAAGCAGCAGATATGCCAGAAGGAGTAATATCAGGGGACTTAGACTCATGCTACGCAACGATGCTATTGAGAATGGGAAGAAATTTACCCAAAGCCAAAGCGGTTGCTATAAACTCTTTCCAAGATATTCATCTAAAACTCGTCGGCGAACTCAAGGACAGATTTCAAAGCTTCCTCAACATCGGACCATTCAGTCTGAAATGTCCACCCACATGGACTTCCGACGAACACCGTTGCCTAGAATGGCTGGACCAGCACGAATACGCGTCAGTGGCTTATATTAGCTTCGGGAGGATCGCAACACCTCCTCCACATGAGCTTATAGCCTTGGCTGAAGCACTGGAAGAATGTAAAGTTCCATTTCTATGGTCCTTTAGAGGTAACGTAGACGAGAAGTTGCCAAAAGGATTAATCAAAAGGGTCGGATCGAGAGGCAAAATAGTTCCATGGACGGTGCAATTGCTCGTCCTGGCTCATCCATCGGTGGGGGTTTTTGTTACACATGGTGGGTGGAATTCTATATTGGAGAGCATTATTGCTGGTGTTCCTATGATTTGTAGACCATTTTTTGGTGACCAGAAGATTAATATGAGGACCTTAGAGAAGGTATGGGGTTTTGGTATTGGGCTCCAAGGAGGTGTGTTCACCAAGAATGGAGCAAAAGAGGCATTGGAATTGACTTTGTTGAGGAAAGAAGGATGGGAAATGAGAGACAAAATTAGAGGACTCAAAGAAAATGCTTACCAGTCCGTAGGTGCTGATGGTAGCTCCACAGAAGATTTTAATACTTTGATagatataataacaaaataatgttttaatctGCCAAACACTTCTTTGGTATATGCACCAAAAAAGTTAccaactttttcatttttttcattttttttttcatttttttcattttttttcccgcaatttattctttattttcaattctGGGTAAATATTGGATGTCAGATGTGTATAGTTTAAAATAATGCATACGTCTCTAGCTACAATCTTGGTTGCATCAGTGGCTGGAGAAA includes the following:
- the LOC107412671 gene encoding flavonoid 3-O-glucosyltransferase, whose protein sequence is MSSSRHIAVLAFPFGSHAGPLLSLVRQIAKAVPDVIFSFMTTARSSGIIFSQDYNGGPHNIKPYNVDDGLPDGYVPSGNPVEPVELFVKAAPENFTKAVEKVEAETGLKIGCLISDAFFWFAGDMAEKMTVPWVALWTAAPRSVLVHVDTDAIRQALQATNESGKEDQKLDFLPEFSAFQKSDLPEGVDVVGRPESPFEDLLHKMGNKLPQANAVAINSFKELDPEIGKQLNARLKKFLNVGPFTLTSPSSIKPDEHGCLEWLNKHEPNSVVYVSFGSVITPPPHEISALADALEESEFPFLWSFRGNVEEFLPKGFIEKTSGKGKLVPWAPQVQVLEHESVGAFLTHCGWNSISESMRGGVPMICRPFFGDQKLNMRTVEAVWGIGVGVEGGVITKNGAIKAMQQIFLGEGKKMRERLGVLKKLALEAVQPNGSTTRDFSTLVEIINQL
- the LOC107411276 gene encoding flavonoid 3-O-glucosyltransferase-like, with protein sequence MPEGVISGDLDSCYATMLLRMGRNLPKAKAVAINSFQDIHLKLVGELKDRFQSFLNIGPFSLKCPPTWTSDEHRCLEWLDQHEYASVAYISFGRIATPPPHELIALAEALEECKVPFLWSFRGNVDEKLPKGLIKRVGSRGKIVPWTVQLLVLAHPSVGVFVTHGGWNSILESIIAGVPMICRPFFGDQKINMRTLEKVWGFGIGLQGGVFTKNGAKEALELTLLRKEGWEMRDKIRGLKENAYQSVGADGSSTEDFNTLIDIITK
- the LOC107411181 gene encoding flavonoid 3-O-glucosyltransferase-like encodes the protein MEKKHVLVMAFPFGSHAAPLLDLVRSIAFAAPDVKFSFLNTSASNKSLFSNDNNDGGGCDNIKPYDVDDGLPVDYVFSGNPQQPVELFLKATPGNFRTAMYEAVAETGRQISCLISDAFLWFGADIAQGMNVPWIPLWTAAPQSLLVHVKTDEIREKVDRIGKAFWTFN
- the LOC107412582 gene encoding pathogenesis-related protein PR-1, whose translation is MHTTITTFFVFLVLISATDAFTKQNQYLNLANQFLAPQNAARSTLRMKPLVWDPRLARYAQGYANQRRNDCALKHSKGPYGENIFWGSGDEWTPAQAVTAWVSERKWYNYWSNSCAGNEQCGHYTQIVWRSTSRVGCARVTCSRGKGVFITCNYDPPGNYIGERPY